In Quercus robur chromosome 10, dhQueRobu3.1, whole genome shotgun sequence, a genomic segment contains:
- the LOC126703200 gene encoding transcription factor TCP5, with the protein MISNSREKDIQAKQEGEANAEKLSKAASSSRQWSGFRNPRIVRVSRSFGGKDRHSKVCTIRGLRDRRIRLSVPTAVQLYDLQDRLGLGQPSKVIDWLLDATKLDIDKLPPLPIPQGFTQFHPQLFSHEPNASQPSFIPSFDANPTFINDGADQNAMEKSKYWDIDAAFRLKSKEVETGSAADKGKWIKSNEEVIQEGIGGYSGQISAQKFFPMATDCSSNSLPGLLNNAMAYNSYHHSEPSSLSLSQFGSHGLFPSQMNPHTSNAIQLPPSLPLPPASQFFFCPSTTTPALFTPYSSYITTPIESDPRQFNHIQFLSSSSQHVLPHPLMPPSLHSMSLPFKSFPTNENSKLPQSQEDNGSRVDKDNSGS; encoded by the coding sequence ATGATTTCaaattcaagagaaaaagaTATTCAAGCTAAGCAAGAGGGGGAAGCCAATGCTGAGAAGTTGTCTAAGGCAGCATCTAGCTCAAGGCAATGGTCAGGATTTAGAAATCCAAGGATTGTACGCGTCTCGCGCTCTTTTGGAGGAAAAGATAGGCACAGCAAGGTTTGCACCATAAGGGGATTGAGGGACAGACGGATTAGGCTTTCAGTGCCCACAGCAGTTCAGTTGTATGATCTTCAAGATAGACTTGGACTTGGTCAGCCTAGCAAGGTAATTGACTGGTTGCTTGATGCCACTAAACTTGATATTGATAAGCTTCCACCACTTCCAATTCCTCAAGGATTCACTCAATTTCATCCACAACTTTTTTCTCATGAACCAAATGCCTCTCAACCTTCTTTCATCCCTTCATTTGATGCAAATCCCACATTTATAAATGATGGGGCAGATCAAAATGCTATGGAAAAATCCAAGTATTGGGATATAGATGCTGCATTCAGACTAAAAAGTAAGGAAGTTGAAACAGGATCAGCCGCCGACAAAGGCAAGTGGATCAAATCTAACGAAGAAGTAATTCAAGAAGGAATTGGTGGTTATAGTGGACAAATTTCAGCTCAAAAGTTCTTCCCTATGGCAACTGATTGTTCTTCGAATTCCTTACCTGGCTTGCTAAACAATGCCATGGCATATAACTCCTACCATCATTCTGAGCCTTCAAGTTTATCTCTATCTCAGTTTGGAAGCCATGGACTATTTCCCTCCCAAATGAATCCCCATACAAGTAATGCCATACAACTTCCACCTTCATTACCGCTACCACCTGCGTCTCAATTCTTTTTCTGTCCATCTACGACGACACCAGCACTTTTCACTCCATATTCTTCATATATCACTACCCCAATAGAGAGTGATCCAAGGCAATTCAACCATATTCAGTTCTTGAGCTCAAGTTCACAACATGTCCTACCTCATCCTCTCATGCCACCATCTCTTCATTCAATGAGCTtgccattcaaatcctttccaacGAATGAGAATTCCAAGCTTCCTCAATCACAAGAGGACAATGGAAGTAGAGTGGACAAGGATAACTCTGGTTCTTAA
- the LOC126703655 gene encoding protein LONGIFOLIA 1, with product MAAKLLHSLADDNQDLQKQIGCMTGILQLFDRPNALTGRRISHKRLPPGNSHFNSGSLERESNNVYHRQAATEMNLNKNMNERQRISTESSRVSFSSSCSSNLSSLDCNKTAQLETSSFDQIIFPETPSRDPEINQPSNSPHLGQQPLNLRDVVKDSMYRESKGLSIKTTTREEAVGRAVKHRNSPRPLQLSKSVDGSRGVGVNMKQNAPVDLKESLQVLAKLQEEPWYHNEAKEVPISSHEAKYGSWSSVSRDAPRFSYDGREINRLSFESRENLKSTIKLKELPRLSLDSREGSFRGSNSDSKPNRLSKNFQNGGNSNDEAHNPQQSSGTGTQKRPTSVVAKLMGLETLPDSALAGDNQLGVIKTCSVEGTSDPFSKSSKTNELNRAIRMPKSPRNSSKDPTSPRWRNSDFVMKPIPSSRPPIEPAPWKQLHGNRGSQKPAFRPAKIPPRASNSFSSVYNEIEKRLNDLEFQQSGKDLRALKQILEAMQAKGLLETGKEEQGSNFGIQRDCEPICTSSNQNSRSLSQRNLQSNHVITSPSRGSNSSRSFESPIVIIKPAKLVEGSGIPDSSAIPIDRISGLHKIQSGGSTEAKKASINSQTTKDQSPKNGRRNSDVSSTDKKVSGRNMKSTQSSSRSPQLPKENTTSSVKSSGSGSPRLQQKKLELEKRSRPPTHPSDSNKPRRQSNRHVKDSGSPGGKTRPKSSNSQLSDDQLSEISNESRSLSCQGDDMSVQSDSNIVLDSKIDIEVTSTAESIEIDGTQSPSMKAVKFLASGSMQKKSTPRMDEDGLLAELATAAPEHPSPVSVLDASVYRDDAPSPVKQIPNALKGDGAQDSNDSQSEDQWNPTGNFLSNSMGSGLSSEINRKKLQNIEHLVQKLRQLNSNHDEARTDYIASLCENTNPDHRYISEILLASGLLLRDLGSDLTTFQLHPSGYPINPELFFVLEQTKASSLPSKEDRGHVKAANSKPEQEKFHRKLIFDAVNEILVEKLALVGKCSESWSKPDRLARRTLSAQKLLKELCIEIEEFQTKKSVGSLYNEEDDLKSILWEDVMHQSGSWTDFWSETSGVVLDVERLIFKDLVDDIVIGEAGSLRAKSGRRRLLFAK from the exons ATGGCTGCAAAACTCTTGCATTCTTTAGCAGATGACAATCAAGACTTGCAGAAGCAAATAGGATGCATGACTGGGATACTTCAACTCTTTGATCGTCCCAATGCCCTCACTGGTAGGCGCATTAGCCACAAGAGGCTTCCTCCAG GTAATTCCCACTTCAACAGTGGAAGCCTGGAAAGAGAGTCTAATAATGTATACCATCGACAGGCAGCAACC GAAATGAATTTAAACAAGAATATGAATGAGAGACAAAGAATTTCCACAGAATCCTCAAGAGTCTCCTTCTCATCCTCTTGTTCATCCAACTTATCCTCTCTGGACTGTAACAAAACAGCTCAACTAGAAACTTCTTCCTTTGATCAAATCATTTTTCCTGAAACTCCCTCAAGGGACCCAGAAATTAACCAACCAAGTAACTCTCCACATTTAGGGCAGCAGCCCCTCAATCTTCGTGATGTTGTCAAGGATTCTATGTATAGGGAATCCAAAGGGCTATCAATTAAAACTACAACCAGAGAGGAAGCAGTTGGTCGTGCTGTAAAGCATAGAAACTCTCCAAGGCCTTTACAGCTGTCCAAATCTGTGGATGGATCTCGTGGAGTTGGGGTTAACATGAAGCAAAATGCACCTGTTGATCTCAAGGAGTCTCTTCAAGTACTTGCTAAACTTCAAGAAGAACCTTGGTACCACAATGAAGCTAAAGAAGTTCCAATATCATCACATGAAGCAAAATATGGGTCATGGTCTTCAGTTTCAAGGGATGCTCCCAGGTTTTCTTATGATGGGAGAGAGATAAATCGTTTATCCTTTGAATCACGAGAAAACCTCAAATCGACCATAAAGCTTAAAGAGCTGCCTAGACTTTCACTTGACAGCAGGGAAGGTTCATTCAGGGGTTCCAACTCTGATTCAAAACCAAATCGCCTCTCCAAAAACTTCCAGAATGGTGGCAACTCAAATGATGAAGCCCATAATCCACAGCAATCATCAGGAACTGGAACTCAGAAGCGGCCTACTAGTGTTGTAGCAAAGTTGATGGGCTTAGAAACCTTGCCAGACTCTGCATTGGCTGGTGATAATCAGTTGGGTGTGATCAAAACATGTTCAGTTGAAGGTACTAGTGATcccttctccaaatcatcaaaaACAAATGAACTTAATAGGGCAATCAGAATGCCAAAGTCCCCCAGAAACTCATCAAAAGACCCTACATCCCCACGCTGGAGGAATTCTGATTTTGTCATGAAACCCATTCCAAGTTCAAGGCCTCCAATTGAACCAGCTCCATGGAAGCAGCTCCATGGAAATCGAGGTTCTCAGAAACCAGCTTTCAGGCCTGCCAAAATTCCACCAAGGGCATCAAACTCCTTCAGTTCTGTTTATAATGAGATTGAGAAGAGGTTGAATGATCTTGAATTTCAACAATCTGGAAAGGATCTCAGAGCTCTTAAACAGATCCTGGAAGCAATGCAAGCAAAGGGGCTGTTAGAAACCGGAAAAGAAGAACAAGGTTCGAACTTTGGAATTCAAAGAGACTGTGAACCAATATGCACGAGTTCCAATCAAAATTCTAGATCACTAAGCCAACGAAACTTGCAGAGCAACCATGTTATTACTTCTCCTAGTAGGGGATCTAACTCTTCAAGGTCTTTTGAGTCCCCTATTGTGATCATAAAACCAGCTAAACTTGTTGAAGGATCTGGTATACCTGACTCATCAGCTATTCCAATTGATCGGATTTCGGGTCTGCATAAGATCCAGAGTGGTGGATCTACAGAGGCAAAAAAGGCTTCAATTAACAGCCAGACAACTAAAGATCAGTCTCCTAAAAACGGTCGCCGGAACTCTGATGTTAGTTCCACTGACAAAAAAGTTAGTGGCAGGAATATGAAATCAACACAGTCTTCGTCAAGGTCTCCACAATTACCAAAAGAAAACACCACAAGTTCAGTAAAGAGCTCTGGTTCTGGGAGCCCAAGACTGCAACAGAAGAAGCTTGAGTTGGAGAAGCGATCTCGTCCACCTACTCATCCATCTGATTCAAACAAACCCAGAAGGCAGTCCAACCGGCATGTGAAAGATTCAGGCTCCCCAGGTGGAAAAACCAGACCAAAATCTTCTAACTCGCAGCTAAGTGATGACCAGTTGAGTGAGATAAGTAACGAATCAAGAAGTTTGAGTTGCCAAGGAGATGACATGTCTGTGCAATCGGACAGTAATATTGTCTTGGATTCAAAGATAGACATTGAAGTCACCAGTACTGCAGAATCTATCGAGATCGATGGCACCCAGAGTCCATCCATGAAGGCTGTCAAGTTCTTGGCTTCTGGCTCAATGCAGAAA AAATCAACTCCAAGGATGGATGAAGATGGGTTGTTGGCAGAACTTGCTACTGCTGCCCCAGAACATCCAAGTCCTGTCTCTGTTCTTGATGCCTCAGTATATAGAGATGATGCACCATCTCCTGTGAAGCAGATACCAAATGCCCTTAAAG GTGATGGTGCTCAAGATTCTAATGACAGTCAAAGTGAAGATCAATGGAACCCTACAGGTAACTTCTTATCTAACAGCATGGGATCTGGTCTTTCCTCGGAGATCAATCGCAAGAAATTACAGAACATTGAACATTTAGTTCAGAAGCTTAGGCAACTGAACTCCAATCATGATGAAGCCAGAACAGATTACATAGCATCACTCTGTGAGAATACAAATCCAGACCACAGATACATATCTGAAATTTTATTAGCTTCAGGCCTCCTACTCAGAGACCTTGGCTCTGACTTAACTACATTTCAGCTCCACCCATCGGGCTACCCTATCAACCCTGAGTTATTCTTTGTTTTGGAGCAAACCAAGGCAAGCAGTTTGCCCTCAAAAGAAGATAGAGGTCATGTAAAGGCTGCCAATTCAAAGCCAGAGCAGGAGAAATTTCACCGAAAACTCATTTTTGATGCTGTTAATGAGATTCTTGTTGAAAAGTTAGCTTTAGTTGGCAAGTGCTCTGAGTCGTGGTCGAAGCCTGACAGACTGGCAAGGAGGACCCTTAGTGCACAGAAGCTCTTGAAAGAATTGTGCATTGAGATAGAGGAGTTTCAAACCAAGAAGTCGGTGGGCAGCTTGTACAACGAAGAGGATGATTTGAAAAGTATCTTATGGGAGGATGTGATGCATCAGTCAGGGAGTTGGACAGATTTCTGGAGTGAGACCTCAGGGGTAGTATTAGATGTTGAGCGGTTAATTTTTAAGGACTTAGTTGATGACATTGTGATTGGTGAGGCAGGTAGTTTGCGAGCAAAGTCAGGTAGGCGTAGGCTGCTGTTTGCAAAGTAG